TGAAGTGCAAGGATTGGAAGATGACAATTGTTTGCAATGTATGCGAGCTTGGAAAGTCGAAGTATAAATGTCCGGAATGTCTGATTTCTTAGTAAGTATTTACTCTGTCTGATATGTAGGATATTATTGTAATGTGGAAGCCGTGATGGTAACTGTCAACAGCAGCCCATTTTTTGCATTTTGCACCATGAATATATTCTGTAGGATTTACGACctacttgttttcttttttcttttatgcaCTTCTGAAATACTCCTATGAGCTCAGAGCTAATGGCGAACTGCATAGTGCTTGATTCGTCTCGAGACCGGAATCTTAAATAAATATCACCCCTAGCCATAACAAAAACTATTTTCAgttatatttttctgaaattgaaggAGATTGTGCAGATACATTTTCAAAGTCCGGATTTTTTTACCATCTTAACAGGAGTCGCATTATAGAATTATAGGCCTATATATTGTTTTAGTTTCTGTAGCAACAACAGAACTCCAATCCTGGATTAAAGTCCACTGTAAAGCCAGCTACGCCATTGTGATTTTACCCATCACACCATGGTGAAGGCTTGGACTTTTAGAAAATTTGTGCATAAGGGAAAGAGTATTGAAAATAGAATACATTTTCCATTAATACCATAGATGGTATCATTGTATTGTAATACATATTTCAGTTGTTCTCTTGACTGCTGGAAGACTCACAAATCTTCAACAACATGTAAGCCTGTAGTATACAGACAGGTACAGCGTCGTCTTAATTTGGTAAGTGCAGCAGAAGAAAATGCTGAATCCACATCAGAAGATGCTGTTGCCAAGGAGAAGCTACAAGCATTAGGTATAAATTGCTGTTTTTTACATAGTAGTATTTAGTGATACAGTAGTCGTCCCTTATATAGTTCATCTACTTGTAAGAATGTGTAAATGGCAAAGCtagagagtgagagtgagtgagtgagtgcagTGTTATTTATGTAATGGGCACCAGTTTACTTCGCGCTAAAATTAATGTTCACTTTCATTAgctttactttctttttcttttgtatccaTGCATTAATGTGATACGTCTAGCAAATGTAAGGAAATTGCAGTGAAACTTCAATTATTCCACATTGTAATATCACGTATGTACTGCTATATCCAACAAAAATCTAATTACAGGTTAGGAATTAGGTCTGTTAAATGAATTATGAAAATGTAGCTTTCACTTGGACCCAAAAAAATTCCACATTGGAAACAATATTCTCTCTACTGAGACTGAATTTGATCTGTCGAGTGAAGTTACCTGGTCACATACAACAGATCTAGATGGAAAAAgtagttaattgttgggtgtttttactggccacttgattctgctgtgacagttttacAGTCATTGACAGTCAGTCTACGGTCAGTAGTATGGAAGTACCCACATTGTGCAATATTAATTGGAGGAGACTCTAAACTACAGATTATAAAttattcattgcagggggtacaggCACACAGTCTTCCGAAGTTCTCTTGAACACAGTTTCCcaaaatatgactttggtgcgaatcgtgccctccgccacacaccgcttggtggctaacggagtatatatgtagatgtaaatgaaggacatagtaataagcatcactgGCATAGACAAACaacagaaagagttgaaaacagataaatcaccaggtctggatggagtcCCAATATGGTTTTACAAAGAGTCCTCTGCGGCAttagccccttacctagcttgcatttattgtgaatctcttgcacagcacaaagtcccaagtaactggaaaaaagtgcaggtgactccagtatataaggtgGTTAGAAGAATGGACccagaaaattacagaccaatatcgctaCTTTGGTTGgctccagaatccttgaacatactctcactttgaatataataaactttcttgagactgagaagctttatGTTCACAAATCGGTGTACATTTAGAAAGCATAACTCgttcaaaactcagcttgcccttttctcacataatatactgcaaacaatggatgaagggcaacaggcagatgttatatttctagatatccggaaggtgtttgacacagtgccctactgcaggctgttaacaaaggtatgaacgtatggaataagttcacaggtgagtgagtggctcgaagacttctaagCAATAGAATGCAGTATATTGCCTCctggacagtgagtgttcatcagagacaagggtatcatcaagagtgccacagggaagtgtgataggatcagtGCTGTTctttatacacataaatgatttggcagacagacaGGCAGCAATCTGTGATTGTTTACTGACGATGCTCTTTTGTATGGTACGGTACATCTGTCTTAAGATTCACCCGTTTGTTCCTAACCCAATGCGATACTTCgaatgtcaaagatttggccataccagTATGGGACTTAAAGGGAGGGATACATGTGGCAATTTTAGAGGCTCAGCTCACAAATCAGGCAATTCTTATATACTTCCTCCGAAATGTGTAAACTACTTCAgggatcacccagtgtggagcagaatGTAATGTTTACAGTGAGGgaaggaaaattcaggagttgaaagtcagacacacacacacactatggtgAAACTAAGAAAGCTTTCAAAGCTGTGTGACCTCCgcttttgctacttcttttgcatcagcccaTAAGACTTCAATTGCCAAGTGTTATGCCCATACATGAACTAAGATGACAGATTCAAGTATGAGCACTTGCACTTGCCAGTGtacatgtgggggaggggggggggggaacacttgGTAACAAAAGTTACTCAGAAGCAGTCAGCAATGGGcaccacctaagccacataccactgcCCACCATCAGAAGCCTACTAAACTGTCCCCTCAACCCAAGCAACCACCTCCTCCCATAAGATAGAAAACCGTTATTCAGAAagtagttccaagtcaaagaaagtGGTAATTTAACCTTTGGATCGGCAAGCTCCCTCCCTATCTGATGGGGACTATGCTCTTGAGAGTATGGACTTCTAATCGGAGGAACCGGAGAGCCAGGAACCGGCTAATGTTCCCCCTGACCTACCCGGTAAATTGTCACCTCCGAGTGAGAAAGAGAAGAACTAAAATTGCTAAACAATGTCTTCCGCAGGGACTTCTCGTATTGTAGTGGAATTTAAATGGATGTTGCTCACATTTGGAAGCATTACAGCTCCTGGTCCAGGAGAAACCATTTTGTATCTGCTTACAAGAAACACATCTTGAAGTCACCGACACACCAGCATTGTGGGGTTACCATGCCTACGGGAAGAATGATATTACTGGAAACAGGGCTAAAGGTGAAGTGGCTGATTTCAttgatgacagatgccactccTCTTACCATGACCATACAAGCAGTTGCAATGAAAGTCCTAGCGCCCTTTAATGTAACAGTGCGTTCATTGTATCTTCCACCTAATGATGCTTTGGATGCAGACACGTTGACAGAACTCTTCCTGGCACTCCACGcccattcctcctccccccccccccctgcttgtccaggggttagaataggcccgaagtattcctgcctgtcgtaattgtcgtaagaggtgactaaaaggacttTCACACGTTTCAGCCATTATGTGATGGATCCCTGTAGGGTTTTGTAGGGTTtcacctccattcttcaaaatttgaagagcgagccaattggggaagggcgccttacaaggtgcatgttgtccatcgtgcattgagatctttagcccatttTCTCGtagtcgcattgcagtcctgcccattctccatctcttggtcgaaaacaccttcctgggtgcgttttccaccatgcactgtcgatttctgcgtcgacgatgaccatggacttctttgcacctgatatccagcacattGTGGTGggactgccatgtaccctgttggttgtagccccctgaacacacaggtatctctctgctgatgcctgcggcattaactccccacgtatgccaaggggtagatgcccatccccctggggcgttgggactcctggcaatagccatcctgccaggtggcgtttggtgcggctgggtggcgcctgttgGGAGGGCACCTGGTTGGAGTGGAtggtatcagggtggatgacacgcaatgaagcatagtccatcatctcttgctggtggtgaaacactagCAGTCTCTtaagcgatcacgagctcaattcaacgcacagaagtacaaccccaaatcgcTCCCCTCCCTGGTCACACCATATGAGGAACACCCGGTTAAGGATGGTAGCGGAtattattcgccccggtaccttgtgtattcgagagctgatggggaatctttcatgacgataaagcctcagttttttgttgagcatgtaGAGGAcattcgagagctgatggggaatctttcatgacgataaagcctcagttttttgttgagcatgtagaggacaagttcagggaggtggagggcttgtccaaaatgagatctgggtcagtcttgatcaaaacagcatcctctgcccagtcacaggagttACTCGTTTGTGATAAGTTGGGGGGTGTTTTTGTAACCATCGCTCCCCatgagagcttaaatatggtccagggtatcatatttcacagagaccttcttttgcagtctgacgataagCTGCATGCCAgttttagagcggcgaggtgtacatttcgtctggcaTGTCCACcgtggtccgaaggat
This genomic stretch from Schistocerca cancellata isolate TAMUIC-IGC-003103 chromosome 5, iqSchCanc2.1, whole genome shotgun sequence harbors:
- the LOC126187680 gene encoding zinc finger HIT domain-containing protein 3-like, translating into MTIVCNVCELGKSKYKCPECLISYCSLDCWKTHKSSTTCKPVVYRQVQRRLNLVSAAEENAESTSEDAVAKEKLQALAESDELKDVLKNHELREMLIAIDKSKFPSQAIQAAMMEPMFVEFADICLKIVEPPAE